A window from Setaria italica strain Yugu1 chromosome VIII, Setaria_italica_v2.0, whole genome shotgun sequence encodes these proteins:
- the LOC101761062 gene encoding uncharacterized protein LOC101761062 isoform X1, translating into MLVTCTTNKREIPMDAAAVELEIQRLMDIHIFDTDADCGSNTCERDNNGADYSKESNELVNERKSVIGEGKLHQLLAEHTTLSESFIFAATCPGFDEDKLAPLLSSLKDVWTHPQWKACLELLCCDNMFRKAVLKIVKFFEQELKKCREGYLHEKGQISYSTLITLVPLVIPPLLKLLRFVHALWTDEAEFFLRKELREAKRMNSCEQDFSNLGAELKCREENELGKWLQQIRESGYNFLGLCACIDGAFSELLDSSSISAAIMENVRSMEFWHLTRLIDLIIIPFVKHCPRKLREEWMFKFFVPLLDYCEDKLRYSWLNLLYSGQADVPCCLGYLCESEETIEHMENYLLLDLTRKFSKLLGSLCSSELNGSLFHVNLNPMHDMIATSGELKCTLSSSIVGYILLNDCFKTLSMNLFGWWVDDEATINAVPFCNALVQVAVATNNKKLRRFVEDDMLPALIRRLCDGLPCMVQRTISKLSNQMIPPIQKANKDLLILCQNIYTLCVRSQDLEGEDQDYGNGAYQFDDWFAKQKNDLMVKAYSPIPENFPDELWNWEFEEEFQRYLPTYIDLLHEVDAMDYCLEDDCFERVRIFEKLSPEFKIRHAINNCMDRNIFLISNILQRKMPAAYLEQRVDQMIKWLCKLIDLKPYIQISDSWRSVMDHLRKNFVINLNHFGLDMEDAVAMFFNSILLFWEPQFHPLIREDQKETLMRIARQLVLAENNKCYRPLDLDPQDIMDHLQPYVCSYIYRKKEEAGYFTAKEQVRMHEEFDKYLASGKLDDDITEFGPLQDGIAKKIFDKHIAKSQFAGLNMELIKDSLKERALIVKRHRQIDTYSECLRRTLTNEKMKVCLEELMKELKHEGFFNVSNSNMIWEDNFLELVGRFENLVFRGHGFPKSLVVQGIMDYWEISQRSGLAWQDSFEEVVGVAAGRWKSDLELLWMDMRYYEGLYYDLLRHPLEKIFPRKAEAQKDLRAVG; encoded by the exons ATGCTTGTCACTTGTACAACTAATAAAAGAGAAATTCCAATGGATGCTGCTGCAGTTGAACTAGAGATTCAG AGGCTAATGGACATCCATATATTTGACACCGATGCGGATTGTGGGAGTAACACCTGTGAGAGGGACAACAATGGTGCTGATTATTCAAAAGAGTCAAATGAGCTTGTCAATGAAAGAAAGTCG GTTATTGGTGAGGGGAAATTACATCAGCTCCTTGCAGAGCATACCACTCTTTCAGAATCATTTATTTTTGCAGCAACCTGTCCAGG GTTTGACGAAGATAAACTTGCCCCGTTACTTAGTTCTTTGAAAGATGTTTGGACCCACCCACAGTGGAAAGCTTGCCTAGAGCTGCTATGCTGTGACAATATGTTTAGGAAGGCTGTCCTGAAAATTGTAAAATTCTTTGAGCAGGAGCTCAAAAAATGCAGGGAAGGGTACTTGCATGAAAAAGGCCAAATAAGCTACTCGACTTTGATTACGCTTGTTCCCTTGGTCATTCCTCCACTCCTAAAG CTACTTCGATTTGTTCATGCACTGTGGACGGATGAAGCTGAGTTTTTTTTGCGAAAAGAACTTAGAGAAGCTAAAAGGATGAATAGCTGTGAGCAGGATTTTAGCAATCTGGGAGCAGAATTGAAATGTCGAGAAGAGAATGAATTAGGCAAATGGCTACAGCAAATTCGAGAGAGTGG GTACAACTTCTTAGGTTTATGTGCATGCATTGATGGGGCATTCTCTGAGCTGTTAGACAGTTCATCAATTAGTGCTGCTATTATGGAAAATGTGAGATCAATGGAATTCTGGCATTTGACCAGACTAATCGATCTTATCATTATTCCTTTTGTCAAGCATTGCCCTCGTAAGCTACGGGAAGAATGGATGTTTAAGTTCTTCGTGCCCTTACTTGACTACTGTGAAGACAAGCTTCGCTACTCATGGTTAAATCTTCTTTATAGTGGCCAGGCTGATGTTCCATGTTGCCTTGGTTACCTTTGTGAATCTGAAGAAACAATAGAGCACATGGAAAATTACCTGCTGCTTGATTTGACTCGCAAATTCTCCAAGTTGCTTGGGTCCTTGTGTTCTTCAGAACTGAATGGTAGTCTTTTTCATGTGAATCTTAATCCCATGCATGACATGATTGCCACTTCTGGCGAGTTGAAGTGCACACTGTCAAGCTCTATTGTTGg GTATATCTTGCTTAATGATTGTTTTAAAACTTTAAGCATGAACCTTTTTGGATGGTGGGTGGATGACGAAGCAACAATAAATGCTGTTCCCTTTTGTAATGCTTTGGTCCAAGTTGCAGTCGCTACAAACAATAAAAAGCTCAGACGGTTTGTTGAAGATGATATGCTTCCTGCTCTAATTCGGCGTCTATGTGATGGTCTTCCATGTATGGTTCAACGTACCATCTCAAAGTTATCTAACCAGATGATTCCTCCGATTCAAAAGGCCAACAAGGATCTTTTGATTCTGTGCCAAAACATATATACACTTTGTGTACGAAGTCAG GATTTGGAAGGTGAAGATCAGGACTATGGTAATGGAGCATACCAGTTTGATGACTGGTTTGCAAAGCAAAAGAACGATCTTATGGTTAAGGCCTATTCTCCTATTCCAGAGAACTTTCCAGATGAATTGTGGAATTGGGAG TTTGAAGAAGAATTTCAAAGGTACCTTCCTACCTATATTGATCTGCTGCACGAAGTCGATGCAATGGATTACTGCCTGGAG GATGATTGTTTTGAACGTGTTAGAATTTTTGAGAAACTGAGCCCGGAATTTAAAATCAGGCATGCCATCAACAACTGTATGGATCGTAATATTTTTTTGATATCTAATATTTTACAG CGGAAAATGCCGGCAGCATATCTTGAACAACGCGTTGATCAAATGATCAAATGGCTTTGTAAACTAATTGATTTGAAACCTTACATTCAG ATCTCTGATAGCTGGAGAAGTGTTATGGATCACCTAAGGAAAAACTTCGTCATAAATCTAAATCATTTTGGATTGGACATGGAAGATGCAGTTGCT ATGTTTTTCAATTCAATATTACTTTTCTGGGAACCTCAGTTTCACCCTTTAATACGAGAG GATCAGAAGGAAACGCTTATGAGGATAGCTCGTCAGTTGGTTTTAGCAGAAAACAACAAATGCTACAGG CCACTTGACTTGGATCCACAAGATATCATGGATCATTTGCAGCCTTATGTGTGTTCTTACATCTatagaaagaaggaagaagccgGG TATTTTACTGCGAAAGAACAAGTCAGGATGCATGAAGAATTTGACAAATATTTGGCTTCAGGCAAATTGGATGATGATATCACTGAATTTGGTCCTTTACAG GATGGCATCGCTAAGAAAATATTTGATAAACACATTGCGAAGAGTCAGTTTGCTGGGTTGAACATGGAGCTCATTAAAGATTCTTTGAAG GAAAGAGCTCTGATTGTGAAGAGGCACCGTCAAATAGACACTTATTCTGAATGTTTGAGACGCACCCTAACAAATGAGAAG ATGAAAGTTTGTCTTGAAGAATTAATGAAAGAGCTCAAGCATGAAGGTTTCTTCAATGTCAGTAACAGTAATATGATTTGG GAGGACAATTTTCTAGAACTTGTAGGGAGGTTTGAAAATTTAGTTTTTAGAGGACATGGCTTTCCCAAATCTCTTGTGGTTCAAGGAATTATG GATTATTGGGAAATCTCACAACGGAGTGGCTTAGCTTGGCAAGATTCTTTTGAAGAG GTTGTTGGAGTAGCAGCTGGCAGATGGAAAAGTGATCTTGAGCTG CTTTGGATGGATATGAGATACTATGAGGGCTTATATTATGATTTACTGAGACATCCTTTAGAAAAG ATCTTCCCACGAAAGGCTGAGGCTCAAAAAGATCTTCGTGCAGTAGGCTGA
- the LOC101761062 gene encoding uncharacterized protein LOC101761062 isoform X2: protein MLVTCTTNKREIPMDAAAVELEIQRLMDIHIFDTDADCGSNTCERDNNGADYSKESNELVNERKSVIGEGKLHQLLAEHTTLSESFIFAATCPGFDEDKLAPLLSSLKDVWTHPQWKACLELLCCDNMFRKAVLKIVKFFEQELKKCREGYLHEKGQISYSTLITLVPLVIPPLLKLLRFVHALWTDEAEFFLRKELREAKRMNSCEQDFSNLGAELKCREENELGKWLQQIRESGYNFLGLCACIDGAFSELLDSSSISAAIMENVRSMEFWHLTRLIDLIIIPFVKHCPRKLREEWMFKFFVPLLDYCEDKLRYSWLNLLYSGQADVPCCLGYLCESEETIEHMENYLLLDLTRKFSKLLGSLCSSELNGSLFHVNLNPMHDMIATSGELKCTLSSSIVGYILLNDCFKTLSMNLFGWWVDDEATINAVPFCNALVQVAVATNNKKLRRFVEDDMLPALIRRLCDGLPCMVQRTISKLSNQMIPPIQKANKDLLILCQNIYTLCVRSQDLEGEDQDYGNGAYQFDDWFAKQKNDLMVKAYSPIPENFPDELWNWEFEEEFQRYLPTYIDLLHEVDAMDYCLEDDCFERVRIFEKLSPEFKIRHAINNCMDRNIFLISNILQRKMPAAYLEQRVDQMIKWLCKLIDLKPYIQISDSWRSVMDHLRKNFVINLNHFGLDMEDAVAMFFNSILLFWEPQFHPLIREDQKETLMRIARQLVLAENNKCYRYFTAKEQVRMHEEFDKYLASGKLDDDITEFGPLQDGIAKKIFDKHIAKSQFAGLNMELIKDSLKERALIVKRHRQIDTYSECLRRTLTNEKMKVCLEELMKELKHEGFFNVSNSNMIWEDNFLELVGRFENLVFRGHGFPKSLVVQGIMDYWEISQRSGLAWQDSFEEVVGVAAGRWKSDLELLWMDMRYYEGLYYDLLRHPLEKIFPRKAEAQKDLRAVG from the exons ATGCTTGTCACTTGTACAACTAATAAAAGAGAAATTCCAATGGATGCTGCTGCAGTTGAACTAGAGATTCAG AGGCTAATGGACATCCATATATTTGACACCGATGCGGATTGTGGGAGTAACACCTGTGAGAGGGACAACAATGGTGCTGATTATTCAAAAGAGTCAAATGAGCTTGTCAATGAAAGAAAGTCG GTTATTGGTGAGGGGAAATTACATCAGCTCCTTGCAGAGCATACCACTCTTTCAGAATCATTTATTTTTGCAGCAACCTGTCCAGG GTTTGACGAAGATAAACTTGCCCCGTTACTTAGTTCTTTGAAAGATGTTTGGACCCACCCACAGTGGAAAGCTTGCCTAGAGCTGCTATGCTGTGACAATATGTTTAGGAAGGCTGTCCTGAAAATTGTAAAATTCTTTGAGCAGGAGCTCAAAAAATGCAGGGAAGGGTACTTGCATGAAAAAGGCCAAATAAGCTACTCGACTTTGATTACGCTTGTTCCCTTGGTCATTCCTCCACTCCTAAAG CTACTTCGATTTGTTCATGCACTGTGGACGGATGAAGCTGAGTTTTTTTTGCGAAAAGAACTTAGAGAAGCTAAAAGGATGAATAGCTGTGAGCAGGATTTTAGCAATCTGGGAGCAGAATTGAAATGTCGAGAAGAGAATGAATTAGGCAAATGGCTACAGCAAATTCGAGAGAGTGG GTACAACTTCTTAGGTTTATGTGCATGCATTGATGGGGCATTCTCTGAGCTGTTAGACAGTTCATCAATTAGTGCTGCTATTATGGAAAATGTGAGATCAATGGAATTCTGGCATTTGACCAGACTAATCGATCTTATCATTATTCCTTTTGTCAAGCATTGCCCTCGTAAGCTACGGGAAGAATGGATGTTTAAGTTCTTCGTGCCCTTACTTGACTACTGTGAAGACAAGCTTCGCTACTCATGGTTAAATCTTCTTTATAGTGGCCAGGCTGATGTTCCATGTTGCCTTGGTTACCTTTGTGAATCTGAAGAAACAATAGAGCACATGGAAAATTACCTGCTGCTTGATTTGACTCGCAAATTCTCCAAGTTGCTTGGGTCCTTGTGTTCTTCAGAACTGAATGGTAGTCTTTTTCATGTGAATCTTAATCCCATGCATGACATGATTGCCACTTCTGGCGAGTTGAAGTGCACACTGTCAAGCTCTATTGTTGg GTATATCTTGCTTAATGATTGTTTTAAAACTTTAAGCATGAACCTTTTTGGATGGTGGGTGGATGACGAAGCAACAATAAATGCTGTTCCCTTTTGTAATGCTTTGGTCCAAGTTGCAGTCGCTACAAACAATAAAAAGCTCAGACGGTTTGTTGAAGATGATATGCTTCCTGCTCTAATTCGGCGTCTATGTGATGGTCTTCCATGTATGGTTCAACGTACCATCTCAAAGTTATCTAACCAGATGATTCCTCCGATTCAAAAGGCCAACAAGGATCTTTTGATTCTGTGCCAAAACATATATACACTTTGTGTACGAAGTCAG GATTTGGAAGGTGAAGATCAGGACTATGGTAATGGAGCATACCAGTTTGATGACTGGTTTGCAAAGCAAAAGAACGATCTTATGGTTAAGGCCTATTCTCCTATTCCAGAGAACTTTCCAGATGAATTGTGGAATTGGGAG TTTGAAGAAGAATTTCAAAGGTACCTTCCTACCTATATTGATCTGCTGCACGAAGTCGATGCAATGGATTACTGCCTGGAG GATGATTGTTTTGAACGTGTTAGAATTTTTGAGAAACTGAGCCCGGAATTTAAAATCAGGCATGCCATCAACAACTGTATGGATCGTAATATTTTTTTGATATCTAATATTTTACAG CGGAAAATGCCGGCAGCATATCTTGAACAACGCGTTGATCAAATGATCAAATGGCTTTGTAAACTAATTGATTTGAAACCTTACATTCAG ATCTCTGATAGCTGGAGAAGTGTTATGGATCACCTAAGGAAAAACTTCGTCATAAATCTAAATCATTTTGGATTGGACATGGAAGATGCAGTTGCT ATGTTTTTCAATTCAATATTACTTTTCTGGGAACCTCAGTTTCACCCTTTAATACGAGAG GATCAGAAGGAAACGCTTATGAGGATAGCTCGTCAGTTGGTTTTAGCAGAAAACAACAAATGCTACAGG TATTTTACTGCGAAAGAACAAGTCAGGATGCATGAAGAATTTGACAAATATTTGGCTTCAGGCAAATTGGATGATGATATCACTGAATTTGGTCCTTTACAG GATGGCATCGCTAAGAAAATATTTGATAAACACATTGCGAAGAGTCAGTTTGCTGGGTTGAACATGGAGCTCATTAAAGATTCTTTGAAG GAAAGAGCTCTGATTGTGAAGAGGCACCGTCAAATAGACACTTATTCTGAATGTTTGAGACGCACCCTAACAAATGAGAAG ATGAAAGTTTGTCTTGAAGAATTAATGAAAGAGCTCAAGCATGAAGGTTTCTTCAATGTCAGTAACAGTAATATGATTTGG GAGGACAATTTTCTAGAACTTGTAGGGAGGTTTGAAAATTTAGTTTTTAGAGGACATGGCTTTCCCAAATCTCTTGTGGTTCAAGGAATTATG GATTATTGGGAAATCTCACAACGGAGTGGCTTAGCTTGGCAAGATTCTTTTGAAGAG GTTGTTGGAGTAGCAGCTGGCAGATGGAAAAGTGATCTTGAGCTG CTTTGGATGGATATGAGATACTATGAGGGCTTATATTATGATTTACTGAGACATCCTTTAGAAAAG ATCTTCCCACGAAAGGCTGAGGCTCAAAAAGATCTTCGTGCAGTAGGCTGA